In Flavobacterium gelatinilyticum, a genomic segment contains:
- a CDS encoding SDR family oxidoreductase has protein sequence MQNTILITGGAGFIGSNLCEYFLGLGNKVICLDNFSTGHRHNLQDFLENPNFKLIEGDIRNIEDCMLAVQDADYVLHEAALGSVPRSINDPITTNDVNVSGFLNMLVASRDAKVKRFVYAASSSTYGDSQGLPKVEDIIGKPLSPYAITKYVNELYADIFSKTYGLETIGLRYFNVFGRKQDPDGAYAAVIPKFVKQLMKLESPVINGDGNYSRDFTYIDNVIQMNKLAIEVNNKEALNTVYNTAYGDRNTLNELVQYLKKYLAELNPEIANVQIVYGENRAGDIPHSLASIDKAKKQLGYNPKYSLQEGLKEAVSWYWNNLK, from the coding sequence ATGCAAAATACGATTCTAATTACAGGAGGAGCTGGTTTTATAGGTTCAAATTTGTGTGAATATTTTCTTGGTTTAGGAAATAAAGTAATTTGTTTAGATAATTTTTCGACTGGCCACCGTCATAATTTACAAGATTTTTTAGAGAACCCAAACTTTAAATTAATTGAAGGAGATATTCGGAACATAGAAGATTGTATGTTAGCAGTTCAAGATGCTGATTATGTTTTGCATGAAGCTGCTTTAGGTTCTGTACCAAGATCGATCAATGATCCTATCACAACAAATGATGTAAATGTTTCCGGTTTTTTAAATATGTTAGTTGCTTCACGTGATGCTAAAGTAAAACGTTTCGTATATGCTGCGAGTTCATCTACTTATGGAGATTCTCAAGGGCTGCCAAAAGTAGAAGATATTATTGGAAAACCTTTGTCTCCTTATGCAATTACGAAATATGTGAATGAATTATATGCTGATATTTTTAGCAAAACTTACGGATTAGAAACAATAGGCTTGCGCTATTTTAATGTTTTTGGAAGAAAGCAGGATCCCGATGGAGCATATGCGGCGGTAATTCCAAAGTTTGTAAAGCAGCTGATGAAGCTTGAAAGTCCTGTTATTAACGGGGACGGGAACTATTCGCGTGATTTTACATATATAGACAATGTGATCCAAATGAATAAATTGGCAATAGAGGTTAATAATAAAGAAGCTCTTAATACGGTTTATAATACAGCTTATGGAGATCGAAATACCTTAAATGAATTAGTGCAATACTTGAAAAAATATTTAGCCGAATTAAATCCTGAAATTGCTAATGTACAGATTGTTTATGGTGAGAATAGAGCAGGAGATATACCACATTCATTGGCAAGTATAGACAAGGCAAAAAAACAGCTGGGTTATAATCCTAAATATTCTTTACAAGAAGGATTGAAAGAAGCAGTAAGCTGGTATTGGAATA
- a CDS encoding polysaccharide biosynthesis tyrosine autokinase produces MLDIKDFSIFENHSNFDFKGFLLKILSYWKWFVVSLIIAFTIAYQVNIRKEKIYGMQTMISIKEESNPFFTSNTSLVFNWGGISDQVNGISTIFQSRSHNERVVDKLQFYIDYLEEGKYNLIDSYGAVPFYVDIDKTKGQLVNTLIRIKFLSENEYQIHIPFESNSVSLITYSTNNYSNTAVQPVAFIKKYKVGEQVALPFLNWKLQITDNPGYYKGKEYFVRFNDFDETVSRYKGISVDSEKSGGSILTLGMQGTNKARMVEYLNATVRMLIKIQLDGKNQFATNTIRFIDSTLVAMETQLKQTGNELKTFSKDKNIFQIEGGGAKFSDKIMDFDVEKDQITRKIAYYNSLKGYLNNSVDYSRLPAPSVAGIEDPNIITNVSKLIALSTQRSEMAYAVKSEKIFKDFDNQMQAVKNVLLENIGSAKSSLLYDLSMINAKIGQAESTVKRLPQEQQELLKIKRKYDLNDNIYTEFLQKRNEAEIVKASNLSDIHFIDPAKDIGGGLVGPKTSVNYILALFLGLLMPLIFVCAIFFINNSIQNTDDIAKLTDIPIIGVVGLNKDSVNLAVFDKPKSALSEAFRSIRSSLQFLYKRQQLNGSKTLMITSSISGEGKTFCSINIATVFALSEKKTVIVGLDLRKPRLADEFCLTHNQLGVVNYLIRQNTLEEITNSTQIANLDVILSGPIPPNPSELILGDAMKEFIEELKQKYDYIILDTPPVGLVSDSLELVQYADVTLYIVRQNYTKKDMITLLNNRIKRGELSNASIVFNGFENKTKYGSTYGYGYGYGAYANGYHEEDKPTSLWGVIQNRLRRK; encoded by the coding sequence ATGTTAGATATAAAAGATTTTTCCATTTTTGAGAATCATTCAAATTTTGATTTTAAAGGGTTTTTATTGAAAATTTTAAGCTACTGGAAATGGTTTGTAGTTAGTTTAATTATTGCTTTTACAATTGCATATCAGGTAAATATTCGAAAAGAAAAAATTTACGGGATGCAGACCATGATTTCAATAAAAGAAGAAAGCAATCCTTTTTTTACCTCAAATACCAGTTTGGTTTTCAATTGGGGAGGAATTTCGGACCAGGTAAACGGTATTTCAACAATTTTTCAGTCAAGATCTCACAATGAGCGGGTTGTTGATAAGCTTCAGTTTTATATAGATTATTTAGAAGAGGGAAAATACAATCTGATAGACTCTTATGGAGCAGTTCCTTTTTATGTTGATATTGATAAAACAAAAGGACAATTAGTTAATACTTTAATTCGGATCAAATTTTTAAGCGAAAATGAATATCAAATTCATATTCCCTTTGAAAGTAATTCGGTTTCGTTAATTACTTATTCAACAAATAATTATAGTAATACAGCTGTTCAGCCGGTTGCTTTTATTAAAAAGTACAAGGTTGGAGAACAGGTCGCATTGCCATTTTTAAATTGGAAACTGCAAATAACAGATAATCCAGGTTATTATAAAGGAAAAGAATACTTTGTAAGATTTAATGATTTTGATGAGACCGTTTCTCGTTATAAAGGGATTAGTGTTGACAGTGAGAAAAGTGGCGGCTCAATTTTAACATTAGGAATGCAAGGTACAAATAAAGCCCGAATGGTTGAGTATTTAAATGCAACAGTCCGAATGTTGATTAAAATTCAGCTGGATGGTAAGAATCAATTTGCAACTAATACTATCAGGTTTATAGATAGTACTCTGGTTGCGATGGAGACACAGTTAAAGCAGACAGGTAATGAATTAAAAACTTTTTCAAAAGATAAAAATATCTTTCAGATTGAGGGAGGAGGAGCAAAGTTTTCAGATAAAATAATGGATTTTGATGTTGAAAAAGATCAAATTACAAGAAAAATTGCATATTACAACTCTCTAAAAGGTTATTTAAATAATAGTGTCGATTATTCAAGACTTCCTGCTCCTTCGGTCGCTGGTATCGAAGATCCTAATATTATTACTAATGTTTCAAAACTTATTGCACTTTCTACCCAAAGATCAGAAATGGCTTACGCGGTAAAAAGTGAAAAGATTTTCAAAGACTTTGATAATCAAATGCAGGCTGTTAAGAATGTTTTATTAGAAAATATTGGATCTGCCAAATCCTCTTTACTTTATGATTTGTCTATGATCAATGCTAAAATTGGGCAGGCAGAAAGTACAGTTAAAAGATTGCCACAAGAACAGCAGGAGCTTCTAAAAATCAAGAGAAAATACGATCTTAATGATAATATTTACACAGAATTTCTTCAGAAAAGAAATGAGGCGGAAATTGTAAAAGCATCGAACTTGTCAGATATTCACTTTATTGATCCCGCCAAAGATATTGGAGGAGGCTTAGTTGGACCCAAAACATCGGTAAATTATATTTTGGCTTTGTTTTTGGGGTTATTAATGCCGCTGATATTTGTATGTGCGATATTCTTTATCAACAATTCGATCCAAAATACTGATGACATTGCGAAATTAACCGATATTCCAATAATTGGAGTGGTTGGTTTAAATAAGGACTCTGTAAATTTGGCTGTTTTTGATAAACCTAAGTCAGCACTTTCAGAAGCTTTTAGAAGTATACGATCATCATTGCAATTCTTATATAAAAGACAGCAGCTGAACGGTTCTAAAACTTTGATGATTACTTCTTCAATCAGTGGTGAAGGAAAAACATTTTGTTCTATAAATATTGCAACTGTTTTTGCGCTAAGTGAAAAAAAGACTGTAATTGTTGGTTTGGATTTGAGAAAACCAAGACTCGCTGATGAATTTTGTCTGACACATAATCAATTAGGAGTAGTTAATTATCTGATTAGACAGAATACTTTAGAGGAAATTACCAACTCGACACAGATAGCTAATTTAGATGTTATACTTTCGGGACCAATTCCGCCAAATCCATCAGAGTTGATTTTGGGAGATGCCATGAAAGAGTTTATAGAAGAACTTAAACAGAAGTATGATTATATTATTCTTGATACACCTCCTGTTGGATTAGTTTCAGATTCATTAGAATTAGTTCAATATGCAGATGTAACCTTGTATATTGTAAGACAGAATTATACTAAAAAAGATATGATAACGTTGCTTAATAATAGAATTAAAAGAGGTGAATTAAGTAATGCAAGTATTGTTTTCAATGGTTTTGAAAATAAAACGAAGTATGGTTCTACTTATGGTTACGGGTATGGTTATGGAGCTTATGCAAATGGGTACCATGAAGAAGATAAACCAACCAGTTTGTGGGGTGTAATTCAGAATAGATTACGAAGAAAATAA